From the genome of Ovis aries strain OAR_USU_Benz2616 breed Rambouillet chromosome 5, ARS-UI_Ramb_v3.0, whole genome shotgun sequence:
AGAACTGCTAATAGCCCTTTCCTGTGCTCAGGTTGTAAACACAAGGAGTCACTGCAAGTGcaagtatcttaaaaaaaaattgtttgatgGGGATTATATCCAAGggagggagaaggtgatggcaccccactccagtactcttgcctggaaaatcccatggacagaggagcctggtaggctgtagtccatggggtcgctaagagtcggacagtactgagcgacttcactttcacttttcactttcatgcattggagaaggaaatggcaatccactccagtgtttttgtctggagaatcccagggatgggggagcctggtgggctgccgtctatgggtagcacagagtcggacacgactgaagtgacttagcatattcAAGGGAAAGATAGTAAGAAGTGTGGTGATGCAtgtgtaaataagtaaatacagttATGGGCAAATGCACATTAAACAAACATGTAAATAACTATATATAAGTAACAAATGTAGATTTACTTGTGTTCCATAATACCAAAAATTTTaggatttcatatattttaagtatattttatatatttaagtataaacatatatgtgtatctgtaGTATCAAAAGTCATCCCACTAAAGACTAGCAGGACTGCTCAGCAACATTCCGCAGGCCTGGTTCAGTTTGACTTCTAAAACCCTATAAATCTTCCACAAAGATTCAAAACAGGGTGCATGGGGGAAAAAGTAATTTGTACTTTTTTATATTGGCAGCAGAAATTCAAAATTGAATTAACCAGCAACCAAATGTCTTTTGAGCAAGTGTTTGGTTTtatgttgtgttttgtttgttctatCTTCATGAGACTTAAAAATCAGTTGGAGGAATACTGAGCAACAGCTTGTAGATGGAAGGGTAGGGCAGTAGTTTCTGCAGATTATACTCTACACCTTGCTTTCTAATAAGAATTAACTTTATTTCTTTACCTGTTTCTGAAATACAGTCTGGTGATTTATATTGCAGGCAATCATTTTGAGTAAGCTTACATTGTTGGTTTTCACTgattgtttgtgtttgtgtgtgtgcctttttCGTTCTGTCTTTTCTGTAACATTCTTAAGAGGAATGCTTGCTTGTCATGCAGTAGATATGCTTTGAGTGCACAGTTTATGGTAACCAACTATCCTCTTTTATTCGACTGAAGGGTGTTccgggcttgccaggtggctcagtggtaaagaatccccctgccaatgcaggagacccaagtttggtccctgggtcgggaagattgcctagagaaggagatggcaactcacccactccagtgtggttacctgggaaatcccacggacagaggaacctcacaggctacagtccatggggttgcaaagagttggatacgaccgagtgactgaacccTCGTGCATGAGGGTTTTGCCAGGACCCAGAATATTTTGGATTCAAACTAGGATTAGGATTCTAGGCATGGATTGagagaattaatattgttaaaatgtccgtAGTACCCAAGACAATATACAGGTTGAAAGTAATCCCTATCAAAAATCTAGTGGTATTTCGTAAAGAAATAGAACACCTAAAATTTGTACGAAAGTGCAAGAGCAGTGGcttgtagttttcagtatatagGTCTTTCACACCCTTGGTTaaattcctaggtattttattctttttgatgcaattgtataatgggattgttttcttaatttatttttcttataggtCATTATTAGTGTAAGGAAACAACAGATTTTGTATTGATTTttaccctgcaactttactgaattcaatTGTTATAAGTTTTTTAATGAAATCTTTATGCTTTTCTATATGTaaaatcatgccatctgcaatTAGTGAAaaggttttacttttttctttccgactcagatgccttttatttctttttcttgcctgattgctcCAGCTgagacttccagtactatgttgaatagaagtggcaagagtgTGGGCATCCTTgcctgttcctgatcttagaggaaaagctttcagcttttcacattgagtatgttagctgtgggcttatTGTATACGGCCTTCGTTATCTTGAGGTATGTTTCCTTTGTACCTGCTTTgtggagagttttttatcataaatggatgttaaattttgttgaatattttttctgcatctgttgagataattatatgattttttttccttattttgtttatGTGGTATACCACATTGATTGAATTGAACCACCCCTTTATCCCGGGAATAAATCCttcttgatcatggtgtgtgatccaTGGTGTATGAtttattgttggatttggtttgttaatattttgttgaggatttttgcatctcttcATCAGGGCtgttgacctgtaattttcttttttgtgtggcttCCTTGTCTGGTTTTCAGTATCAGGGAAATACTTTCCCTGTGAACTGTGTTTGAAAGAATTCCCCCCCTTCTCTTTTTGGGAAGACTTTGAGAAGGCTTGGTGTTAGTTCTTCTTGGAATGTGTGGTAAAGTTAATCTATGCAGCTGCTTGGTCCTGGGCTTTCATTCGCTAAGAGGTTTTTTATTACTGATTAAGTCTCCTTGCTAGTGATCAGTCTGTTCAGATTTTGTATGTcatcagagaaatagaaaatgtgaactGCTGATgttgacaggggcttccctggtggctcagtggtataaaatctgccagctaatgcaggagacatgggttcaatccctgggtcgggaaggtcccttggagaaggaaatggcaacccactgtagtattcttgcctgggaaatcccttgcatggaggagcctagcagactacaatccatggggttgcaaagagtcggacatgagttaacaactaaacaacaacagtcttTCAAATAGATTCCTTGTAGTATGATTGACAGgaatatgataaatattttgcatttcacTTGAGGTTGACAGATTTCCTTCCATAGGGGCTGTATTTGTATCCCAGCAGTGTGTAAGAGTGCTCTTCTGTACaaccttggcagtgaaagatgTGGTCCCCTGTGTCTTTGCTGGTCTGACAGATAAGAAATGGTATCATTGTAGTTACAATCTCTGTTTTTGTTCTATAAATAAGATCAGTGGCAGTTCTACCAATTGAATAGGTAGTGGTGGAAACCGAACAAAACTGTGTCTCAGAGTGGGTGGGACATGAGGAAATGAAATAGagagtgaaaagaaaacaaaaaaaactttggCTGTGATGATGGAGAGAGACTGGGTGGTAACTAGAAAGAAAACTCTGTGGTTAGAATAGTAGTGTCTCACTACTGAAAACACTGCATTGAGTTTAAATGGTGCGAGGGAGTCCAGTAGAGTGGGAGAGCTTGAAAGGAAGGGCAAAGTAGAGGTAATTGCTGGTGTCCAACTCCTAAAAGGGATGAAGCACAGAACAGAACGGCCCCACCCAGCACTGTAGAGAAGCCAGGTCCTCGTTTATAACCAGAGACGGAGAAAACCATGGCACAGGACACAGTTTTGGTGACAAGATGGGAAGGTAGATTCCTTCTCACGAAGATGACTGAGAAGTAGGATGCAGGACCATCTGCTGAAAGTGAGGATGTATTTGTTACCTATCGCTGCATGACAAATCATCCCCAACCTTAGTAACTGAAACAGTAATCCTTTGCTGGGCTTCCtggctggctcagtggttaagaacgtGCGTGCCAGTGCATTTTAAAGGTAGCAGCGTGTACACACACATTCTGCATTTTGACGGAGGACGTGGTGGACAGTCTACGAAAGGCTCATCCTCAGTAGCCTGGAGAGAGAGACTGTGACAGCTTCATATTTTCCCATTCATTCCAGAGCCCAGTCCTGAGTGCACTGTGGGGACGAGAGGAGGGGCGTCCTGGTTCTCCAGCTCCCTGTTGCTGAGGAAGACGTCACTGTCTGAATTGCAGGATGGCGACCATGGTCCTGTCCTCCATTTGTGGTGAGTTTGAGGGTCAGCCCTCAGAACTGACCAGGTGCTAGAGTCTCATGCACCACAGAGCAGGTGGAGGGAGGGGACTGAGCAGATGAGGTGTGAGTGTTACCCTTGGAGCCCCAAGGTCACGGAGGCCCGACTCTGCTGCTGGGGATTGGGACTTAGCTGGTTTGTAAATCTGGAGAGACGTCACCTGTGTTGCAAATGTGTGGGAGCTTTTGAATTATACTTCTGATTCTTTGTATACACTTGAGCTAGTAACAGTGGTATCCTTTGGCagtttagtttcttcatctgcagaaCAAGAATAGTCCTTTCTTGCTCCAGTGTGGTGTAAGACCTTTGGCCCTATTTTCTGACCCCGAATGAGACAGCTCCGTTCTGCCTCCGGGGGAAGCTGGGTGTGGGTGTTTGGGTGTCGGTATGTCCTCTCTGTGTGTTGGGGATACAGTCAATTACAAGTATGTGAGTAAGCCTAAGCCTCCAGATTTATGAATGAGAACAGCGGGCAAGCCTGGGTTCTTGGgatatttcttcttctccagCTGAGTCATCCCTGTACACAGCCCCTCACCAGAAAGGATACACAGAGGAGGAAGGGTTGGCCCGTGGCTTCCTGACAGACTGGTTACAGGTGAGTCAGACATTCCTGTTTCCAGATCGTATTCCTTTGACCAAAAGTTAGACTTGTCCCTTCAGTGACCTGGAGCTGGATCAGGTTTTCAGGCATCTGGTGGAGGGTTCGGGGCGACCCAGACAACGTCAGCACACGTCAGCATTTACTGCCATGTCGAGCTTCCTCCAAGGTCACTGTCTACACCATGTTTTgctgagagttttgttttttaattttactgaggtattagtgatttacaatgttaatttatgctgtacagcaaagtgactcacttatacacacatacatatattttctttttcatattctttccattatggtttaccacaggacattgaatatagttacctgtgctatacagtaggacttgtgatttatccatccaatatgtaatagtttgcctctgctaatcccaaactcccattccttccctcctccccactctcaGCCCCCTTTGGTGAGAGTTTTAAGGGGAAGCTAAGGAAATACATGACTGTTGCTGGTGGCCACTGGGGCATCTTTCATCCATTTGCCAAGTACTTCTCTGATTTCTGCAGTGTCTTAGACCTGTGCTCAGCCTTTGAGGTTGAGGGGAATTCGATTGCAGGATGTCACGGTCtcactggaaaataaaattgcCTGTGTGTTAGGGGCACAAGTGGCCCTGGGGGTGGGCATGAGTAGACAGGAGATGAGTGTCCAGGGCCAAACCCAGGAGCAGTTGAGAGCAGAGCTCAGAACCCTGCCCATACAGCTCCTGCCTTGAACTCTCTCTTCCTACTCTTGTTGTCCTTGGCTCTTTTTCTCTCAGCATTGGTGGGGTTGGTCCTTAGTTAAGCCACAGTGTTTATGGTGGTTTAGGACTTGGTGACTTTCGAGGACGTGACCGTGGAGTTCACCCAGGAGGAGTGGGCACTGCTAGACTCTTCTCAGCGAAAACTGTACAgagatgtgatgctggagaactgCAGGAACCTGGCGTGGCTTGGTAAGCCCTACATTATTCCTGCATTTATTTAATGACTCAGGTaacaagactttttaaaaactgaggtatCTATcattcatataacataaaatttaccattttaatcattaaaagtcttttttaatttattaaaaaattttttttaattgaaggtaaTTGCTTGGCTTTTGGTATAGTcagagttgtgcagccatcaaCACTAATTTCAGAGCATTCTCATCACCCTTAAAAGAAACCTGTACCCGTTAATTGATCAGTACCTGTTATCATCCCCACCCCCCTACTGCCTGCCACTACTAATTTGCTTCCtgtttctgtggatttgcctatttgGAATATTTTCATATCAATGAAATTATGAAATATGTCATCTTTCCCATTTCTTCCAGGCAACTTAATATTTAAAGGTTTACCTGTGTTGTAGCATTTATaagttctttattcctttttatgactgaataatccactttatggatataccacattttggttttttgattCATTGGTTAATAGGCATTTGGGTAGTTTCCACTTACTGGCTAgtttaaataatgctgctatgaatatttgtgtacacGCATTTGTCTAAACACCTATTTTCAGTTCCTATTTGGtgtatatctaggagtggaatttttGGTTTCATACtgctatgtttagttttttgaggaaccaccaacCAGTTTTTTACAGCAGCTGCCCCACTATGTGAAAGTTCCAATTTCTCTGTGTCTTCCCCCAGTATTTGCTTTTTTGAAGATAGCCATCATCTTGGGTATAATGTGGTGTCTCACCTGTTTTGGTTTGAGTGCATGCTCTGTAGTGTGATTCTTTGTgttcccatgaactgtagcctgcaagactcctctgtccatggaattttggcaagaatcctggagtccgttgccatttcctgttacatgttttgatttgcatttccctaattactaatgaaacagaacattttttcatgtaattGTTGACTGTATatcatttttggagaaatgtcttttcaagccaatttttttattgttgttttttttggttttgggttTTGGAAGtttatcatattctttttttttttttaactttttatttttactttattttactttataataagtTTATTATATTCTGAATGCTAGACCCTATTTGTAAATGGTTTCTCCCATTGTgtgatatcttttcattttcttgatagtgtcctttgatactcaaaagttttaattttgatgaagtccagtttatgtactttttctttttatcttgtgCTTTTGATATCATACCTAGTTACTGTCAAGTCCAAGGTCCTGAAATTTTGCCTCTGTGTTTTTCTCCAAAATGttctagttttactttttcaatgaAATCTTTTacctattttgagttaatttttatatggcTTAGAGAAATTGTCAGCTTAATTCTTTTGCATATATTAATTCAGTTGTCCCATCACCTTTGTAGCAGAGACTATTCCCTTCCCCATTGAACTGTTTTGGCCCAGTTGCCAAAAGTTATTTGACCATAAGCATGTGAGCTTATGAACTCTGTTATTTTCCATCAACCTGTGGAAACCTGCCATAACCTGGTGGGTCCCTCCTTGTGCCAGTAGCGCATTGTCTTCATTACTGTTAGTTTGAGGTAATGTCAGTAAATGGGGTTCttcctatttagttctttttcaagattgctttttGTCTATTCAGGATCCCTTGgcaattccatatgaattttaggatcagcttgtccatttattttttttttttttaaaggccattAGAAATTTGATGCTGATTTCATTGAGTCTGTAGATGATTTTGGTTATATTCTCATCTTgggtgtgtgctcactcagttgtatccaactctttgtgaccctatggactgtatagcctgccaggctcctctgtccatggaattttccaggccaatatgctggagcaggtttccatctcctactctaggggatcttcccagcccagggattgaacccgcttcTCTTACTTCTGCAGTGGCAgatgggttcttgaccactagtgccacctgggaagccctagtattGTCCTCTTAATTAAAATGTTCAATATATATTCTCTATTACTTACTTTTAATTTGCTTCTGTCATGATCCAATAGATACTTTAtatgactttattctttttaaatttatgtagaCTTGTTTTGTGAACTAACGTATGCTTTGTTACAGAGAATCTTTCACATGCGCTTGTGTTGAATATACTGTTGCTGAATAAAGTATTTTATGTCTGTGAGGTCTAGTAAGCTTATAGGATTGTTTAAgtcctgtgtttccttattgatcttTTAACAGGTTGTTCTACCCATTATCCATTATAAAAGTGGGGCATTGAAGTCTGCAATTATTATTGTagatctatttctcccttcaattctGTGAGTTTTGAATTTATACATTTTAGACCTTAGTTGTTAGGTAGTATATGTCTGTAATTATCATATCTTCTTGATTAATTGTCTTAATCATGTTGTAGTATCTTTTTTTGTGTCTTGTAACAGTTTTTGTCTCAAAGTCCATTTTGCCTCATAGTAGTATGAGGCAAAAcattctctcttttctgtctcttgttTGTATGgaatttgtttttccatttgttgaTTTTCAACCTGTTAGTGTCTTTAGATATAATGTGAGTCTCTTATAGATATGTCATATATCATTGATTATTTCCTGTCTGTTCTGCTAAAATCTGCCTTTTAATTGCACCAGATTAATCCATTTACCTTTAATGGAATTCCTTGCAAGAAGGACTTAGTTGTGTCATTCTCTTGTCTTCTGTGTGCTCTATATCATTTTTGTTCctctattattatttactttcgtGTTAGGTATTTTCTAGTGGACCATTTTgattcccttttcatttctgtttctgttttttagttattttcttagtGGTTGTGGGAGGGATTCCAGTTTTAATTTTAGACAGTCTGTTCTGACTTAATATTGACTTTATTTCAGTATACAAAAGATTAGCTCCTGTATAGCTGCACCCTTCCTtatactgttgttttttttttaaataacaaattataTCTTTATACTTTGTGTCCCATTAACACAGGCATTTCTCTTTCAAATCATATTGGAAAAAAAAGGGAGCCAAAAATAACAAGGAATTAACaatccaaaaataaacaattgtttttgatgtttatatttacctgtgtattttcctttattggtGTTCTTCATATGTTTGTGTGGATTTGAGTCAGTATTCATTGCCCATTCATTTCAAGGTTAAAAATTTCCTGTTAGCATTTCTTGTAGGATAGATATGTTAATGGCAAATATTCAGATTTTGTTTATAGgaatttcttgatttatttttgaaGGGCAGTTTAGCTACATACAGAATCTTcggttaacttttttttaaagtagcttcGGTATATCTTCCAATGTCTGTTACCTATGCTTTCTCATCCAAAATTGgctcttactctttttttttttttttttgctcttactCTTAAcagtgattctgtgtgtgtgttgaatcACCTCTCTCTTGCTGCTGTCAGGGATACTCTTTGACTTCTCAGAGTTTAATTAGATTGTGTTTTAGGATGGATTCTGAttctttgagtttatcctgtCTTGAGTTTGTCAAGCTTCTTGGTTGTGTACATTATGTCTCATCAGATTTGGGGAAATtcttagccattatttctttaaatatccgttctgtccattttcttcttcatttgagGGACTCCTATTATGTGTATGTTGGTATCCTGTGGGTCTTTTAGGTGCTGGTTGTATTTAGTTTCTTTTCGGTCCTTCTGTTTTTCAGGCTGAGTAGTATAAATTGTCCTATCTTCTTAGTTACTGATTCTTCTTGCTCAAGTCTGTTGTTGAACCCCTcttctgaatttttcattttagttattgtGCTTTTCGACTCCATAAtttatgtttggttttgttttataatttctctcTTTAAGATATTTTCTCTTTGATCAGAATTtggttttatggtttcctttagaTCTTTGATCATATTTAAAATAGTCACCAAGCCCCACATTTGGGCTTCCTCAAGGATAGTTTCtactgattgtttttttttttttcctgtaatggaccatcagttcagttcagtcgctcagttgtgtccaactcttcatgaccccatggatcacagcacaccaggcctccctgtccatcaccaactcccggagtctgctcaaactcatctccattgagttggtgatgccatccaactatctcatcctctgtcatccccttctcctcctgccctcagtctttcccagcatcagggtcttttccaatgagtcagttcctcacatcaggtggccaaagcattggagtttcagctttagcatcagtccttctgaccaatattcaggtctgatttcctttaggatagactggttggatctccttgcagtccaggggactctcaagagtcttctccaacaccacagttcaaaagcatcaattcttcagcgctcagctttctttatagtccaactctcacatccatacatgactactggaaaaaccatagccttgacgggatggacctttcttggcaaagtaatgtctctgctttttaatatgcgatctaaatacttttgtttatttgCCTGCCttatagttttttgttgttgttgaaaactaGACATTTAGAATGTTGTAACATAATTCTGGAATCACTTGTTTTCCCCATCCCTAGAGTTTGTTGGTATTGTTTCTTATAGTTGGTGTGATATGCATGTTTAGTGATCTTTTTGAACTCATTTTTGTAATGTCAGTATTCGTTGTACATGGCCACTGAAAACTGTTCTGTTAGcttaatggtggtggtggttgttttagtttctgcatccaactctttgcaactccatagactatagtATTGCAGGCTTCTCTGGcaatggcatttcccaggcaagaagagtaaggtgggttgctattcccttctccaggggatctttctgacttagggactgaacctcTGGCTCCTGtcttcacaggtggattctttaccctgagccaccagtgagttcagttcagttcagtcgctcagtcatgtcctctttgcaaccccatgaatcacagcacaccaggcctcgctgtccataaccaactcccagagttcacccaaactcaagtgcatcgagtcggtgatgccatccaaccatctcatcctctgtcgtccccttctcctcctgctcccaatccctcccagcatcagggtcttttccaatgagtcagctcttcacatgaggtggccaaagtattggagtttcagcctcagtatcagtccttgcagtgaacacccaggactggactcctttaggatggactggttggatctccttgcagtccaagggactctcaagagtcttctccaataccacagttcaaaagcatcaattcttcggcactcagctttcttcacagtccaactctcacatccatacatgaccactggaaaaaccatggccttgactagatggacgtttgttggcaaagtaatgtctctgcttttgaatgtgctctctaggttggtcataactttccttccaagaagtgtcttttaatttcatggctgcagtcaccatctgcagtgactttggagcccaaaaataaagtctgacactgtttccactgtttccccatctatttcccatgaagtgatgggaccagatgccatgatcttcattttctgaatgttgagctttaagccaactttttcactctcctcttttactttcaccaagaggctttttagttcctcttcactttctgccataagggtgatgtcatctgcatatctgaggttattgatatttctcccagctatcttgattcta
Proteins encoded in this window:
- the ZNF557 gene encoding zinc finger protein 557 isoform X3 → MATMVLSSICAESSLYTAPHQKGYTEEEGLARGFLTDWLQDLVTFEDVTVEFTQEEWALLDSSQRKLYRDVMLENCRNLAWLGYHVDKRSLISQLEQEDKVITEEGGILPGTCPDLETVLKAKWLTPKKHIFRKEHSNGVRAVRPMWREVIWE